In Dermacentor andersoni chromosome 4, qqDerAnde1_hic_scaffold, whole genome shotgun sequence, the following proteins share a genomic window:
- the LOC140217231 gene encoding uncharacterized protein, translated as MHRKPTCFQEMALEKFAFYPRKVCWIAPTRDTKALLGLDVEQAFENIEHQAILKAISDHNLGTCIYRYVKVFLQDRTATLRIGDHVSESFELGDKGTPQGRCHHLEHRWQRCDAELEARMQEAISVTEAHLTLMGLRCSSRKSELLIYHPTRPGHPSNDWRRHHTPCIELHDRDANRMPTVDKIRILGLIIQSNASN; from the exons AAAAGTCTGCTGGATCGCCCCCACACGAGACACCAAGGCGCTACTAGGACTCGACGTGGAGCAAGCTTTTGAGAACATCGAACATCAAGCCATTCTCAAAGCCATATCTGACCACAATCTCGGAACATGCATCTACCGCTACGTCAAGGTGTTCCTGCAAGATCGAACGGCCACTCTCCGGATAGGCGACCACGTCTCGGAGAGCTTTGAACTGGGCGATAAGGGAACACCTCAAGG ACGCTGTCACCATCTCGAGCACCGGTGGCAGCGATGCGATGCGGAATTGGAAGCTCGCATGCAAGAAGCCATCTCGGTCACCGAGGCCCATCTCACCCTCATGGGACTTCGCTGCTCTTCCAGAAAATCCGAGCTGCTCATCTACCACCCCACAAGACCAGGGCACCCGTCCAACGACTGGCGCAGGCACCACACTCCATGCATAGAGTTACACGACAGGGACGCAAATCGAATGCCTACGGTTGACAAAATACGAATTCTAGGACTAATCATCCAAAGTAACGCCTCCAACTGA